The Aeromicrobium yanjiei DNA segment GTCTCGCGCTTGGAGTGCCAGGTCGCGAGTGGCCAGCCGTGAACGGTCGCGTCGACGCGCTCCATCGCGAGGTTGGCGCCCTTGACGACGCGGACCTTGATCGCCGCACCGCCGTCGGCCCGTCGCCGGGCCGCCCAGGCCTGCAGCTCCTGCATCGCGCCGAGCGCATCGGGCAGGTACGCCTGCAGGACGATGCCCGCCTCGAGCGCCGGGAAGCGCTCGAGGATGCGGGTGAAGACCGCGACGGTCAGGTCGAGGTCCTTGTACTCCTCCATGTCGAGGTTGATGAACGTCGGCTCGCCCGCGGCCGCGCGCTCGTAGAGCGGCATCAGCTGCTCCACGACGCGGGCGACGGACTCGTCGAAGGCCCACATCGACAGCTGGCTGGCGACCGAGGACACCTTGATCGAGACGTAGTCGACGTCCTCACGCTCGAGCAGCGCGAGGGTGCCGTCGCGGCGCCGCGCTGCCTCCCCGTCACCGAGCACCGCCTCGCCCAGGAGGTTGAGGTTGAGCCGGTCACCGCCCGCGCGGAGCTTGCGGATCGCTCGGCCGAGCTGCTGGGGGCGGGCGTCCACCACGAGGTGGCCGACCATGCTGCGCAGCGTCCTGCGGGCGACGGAGACGACCAGCCCGGGCAGGACGAGGGAGGTCACCCCGCCGAGCTTGAGCAGCAGCCTCTGGCTCACCGGCAGGAACGCCGGGGTGCTTCGCGCGAGCGTCCGCAGGTTGCGCGCCGCGACCCGGTGGTCGTCCGGGCGGACGACGCGGTCGACGAAGCCGATCGTGAACTCCAGCCCCTGGGGGTCCTTGAGGAGCTGGGCGAGGCGTGCGGCGGCGGCGTCCGGGCGGCGGGCGTGCGAGCGGTTCGGGTCGATCCAGGCGTGGACCAGCTCGACGCTGCGCTCGGCGAGAGTGAGGTGGGTCATATTGCTCTCCACCTTAGTGACCCGGTGGGCCGATTTCACCCGCCGTCAGGGCTGCGTCGACGTCCGGATGGACCACGCGACGACCGCGCCGGCCACGCCCGCGGCGAGGGGGACCAGGAAGCCGGCCGAGGCACCCTGCCCGTCGATCACCGCGCCGGCGACCGCGGCCCCCGGCGCGACCCCCACCGACATGCCGGTCGTCGACCAGGTCAGCGCCTCGGTGAGCCGGGTGTGTGGCACCTCGCGCTCGATCAGGTTGACCATCGCGATGAGTGTCGGCGAGATCATGAACCCGCCGAGGAACACGCCGATCGCGACCGCGGGGATGCTCGTGACGAAGTACAGCGGGGCGAACAGCGCACCCAGCACGAGGATCGCGCGGCGCAGCCGGACCAGCGGTCGCGCGGGCTGGGGGAGCGCGCCTACCGCGACGCCCGCGAGCAGGCTCCCGGCCGCCCACACCGCCAGCACGAAGCCTGCAGCACCAGGCCGGCCCTGCTCGTCGGTGAACGCCGCGATGATCACCTCGGCCGAGCCGAACACGATCCCGAGGGCGCCGGAGACCAGCACGATGGGCCCGAGGAAGGCCCAGTTCAGGGCCGGCCCGACGTGGGTGTCGCGAGGCGTCGCGGGTGGCTGGGTCGACCGCTGCAGGGCCAGGGCCCAGCTGCCGATCAGCGCGGCGGCGGCGGCGCAGATCAGGCCTGTCACGTCGGGTGCCTGCAGCGTCAGGAACGTCACGAGCACGGGCCCGACGATGAACACGACCTCGTCGGCTATCGCCTCGATCGAGAACGCGGTGTTGAGCTGGGTGCGGTCGGTGATGACGTGGTTCCAGCGGGCGCGGACCATGCTGCCGGTCTGTGGCGTGGCGAGGCCCGCCAGCACCGCGCACGCATGCGGCCACGGCGTGGACCAGTCCTGGTCGACCGCGTAGAGGAACGCGCCGATCCCCGTCGCGTACAGGCCGCCCACGACCCACAGCACCGTGGCCTGCCCGACCCGGTCCGCGAGGCGCCCCTGCAGCGGGCCGAACGCGGCCGCCGCGAGGACGTACGCCGCGGACATGATGCCGGCGTCCTTGTACGACCCACCGCGCTCGTGGACGAGCAGCACGATGCCGAGCCCCGCCATCGACAGCGGGAGCCGCGACCACAGGGCCGTGAACGAGAACAGGGCAGCACCCGGTCGCGACAGAACGTCGCGGTACGTCGTCAGCATCTCGCCTCCCAGCCCGAGCACCCTACCCAGTCCGGTGAGAGGATGAACGCATGGATGTCCGACCCTTTGATGCGCTGCTGCTGGTGTCGTTCGGAGGGCCCGAGAAGCCCGACGACGTGGTGCCCTTCCTGGAGAACGTGACCGCGGGGCGAGGCATCCCCCGCGAACGCCTGGAGGAGGTCGGCCAGCACTACTTCCAGTTCGGCGGCAAGTCGCCGATCAACGCGCTCAACGTCGAGCTGCTGGAGGCGCTGCGCGCCGACTTCGCCGAGCACGGCATCGACCTGCCGATCTACTGGGGCAACCGCAACTGGGACCCCTACCTGCGCGACGCGGCCGAGCAGATGGCGGCCGACGGCGTCAAGCGCGCCGCGTGCTTCGTCACCAGCGCGTACTCGTCGTACTCCGGGTGCCGGCAGTACCGCGAGAACCTGTACGACGCGGTGAGCGGTCTCGAGATCGGCCTGAGCCGCCTGCGCCACTACTTCAACCACCCCGGCTTCGTCGGGCCGTTCACCGAGGCGACCCGGGCCTCGCTCGAGGCGGCGCCCACAGGCACGCACGTCGTGTTCGTGACCCACTCGATCCCCACCTCCATGAACGAGGCCAGCGGCGGGCCGGGACAGCGGATGTACGAGCGCCAGCACGAGAGCGTCGCGGCCCAGGTCGCGGAGGGCGCAGGTGCCGAGAACTGGTCGCTGGTCTACTGCTCGCGATCGGGATCGCCCCACGTGCCGTGGCTCGAGCCCGACGTCAACGACCACCTCGAGGAGCTCCACGCGAACGGCGTCGAGTCCGTCGTCGTGGTGCCGATCGGCTTCATCTCCGACCACATGGAGGTCATCTACGACCTCGACACCGAGGCCAGGGCGACGGCCGAGCGGCTCGGCCTGCAGTACGACCGGGTCGACACCCCCGGCGCGCACCCGGAGTTCGTCGCGATGGTCCGCGACCTGCTGGTCGAGCGTGCCGCGGTCGAGCGGGGCGAGACCGTCGAGCGCAAGGCGTGCGGCGAGCTCCCGGCCTCGCACGACGTCTGCCCGGCCGACTGCTGCCTGAACCCGCGGGCCTCGCTGCCCACGATCGGCGGCGTGGGGGACGTGACGGCATGAGCCAGGCGCTGTTCGACGTCGCGCGCCGAGTGGGACTGGAGGCCGCGGACTTCGTCCGTCGCAGTCGTCCCGAAGGACGCGTCGACGTCGCGGCGACCAAGAGCAGCGACACCGATGTCGTCACCGAGATCGACCAGGCGTGCGAGCGGCTGATCCGCGAGCGCATCCTGGCGGCCCGACCGGACGACGGCTTCGTCGGCGAGGAGGGCGACGACCTGGCCGGCTCGTCGGGCGTCGACTGGGTCGTGGACCCGATCGACGGCACGGTCAACTTCGTCCACGGCATCCCCGCGTACGCGGTGTCGATCGCCGCCCGCCGCGACGGGGTCGTCGTCGCGGGCCACGTGGTCAACATCGCCTCCGGCGAGGAGCACGGTGCCGTACGCGGCGAGGGTGCCTGGCGCCACGACGGCGACGAGCGACGCCCGTTGGTCGCGACGCAGGGAGTGCCCCCGGCGCGCGGTCTGGTCGCCACCGGCTTCCACTACGTCCCGGAGATCCGCGCCAAGCAGGCCGCCGCGATGGGGGCGTTCCTCCCGCAGGTCGCGGACATCCGCCGCACCGGGTCCGCCGCTCTCAACCTGTGCGCCCTCGCCGAGGGCCACTACGACGCGTACTTCGAGCAGGGCCTGCACGTGTGGGACCACGCGGCGGCCGGGCTCGTGGCGGTCGAGTCGGGACTGGTCGTGACCGGTCTCGGCGGGGTGCCGGACGAGCGCATGGTGATGGCCGCCCATCCTGCGGTTGCAGAGGAATATTTCGATCTCGTCCGGTCTTGTGGGTTCTGACAACGGAGGATTAGGAGCGGTGTGGAACAATCACGCCGGTTGTTCCGCACAAAGGGAGATTTGATGGCTACCGACTACGACGCACCACGCAAGACCGAAGAAGAGCAGTCCGAGGACAGCATCGAAGAGCTCAAGGCGCGTCGGCACGAGAAGAACTCGGGCAAGGTCGACGAGGACGAGACCGAGGCGGCGGAGTCATTCGAGCTGCCCGGAGCAGACCTCTCCCACGAGGAGCTGGCGGTCCAGGTCGTGCCCAAGCAGGTGGACGAGTTCACCTGCTCGTCGTGCTTCCTGGTGCATCACCGCAGCCAACTCGCCTCGGAGAAGAACGGCGTGCTCATCTGCCGCGACTGCGCCGACTGACCTTCCTGGTCGACGAGTGAGTGGGAGCCGGTTCCGCAAGGACCGGCTCCTTTGTCGTGCTCGGGGCAGTGTCGCCCTGGGCCCGCATGAGCGGCTTCATCCCGGGCGGCAGCTGACCGGTCGACTTGACCCAGTACGTCGCGGTGCCGCGTCGCACGCCGACCTTGACCAGCTCGATGATGCCGCCACCGACCATCGCCCACGCGACGGCCTCACGGGTGCTGACCTCAGGGTGGCGCCCGCTGGTCGGGGGACGCTTGCCGGTGACGGTGCGCCACGCGAGGCTCGACGCCCGCTGCGCGAGCAGACCGGCGACGACCGACGAGCCCTTGTCCATGACCTTCCACGTGCCGCGGCCGGGGGCCTTGGTGTTGGGGGTCTTCGCCGCTTCCTGGGCGAGGGACGCCTTCTTACGCTTCTTCGCCACGGGGCGGGTCTCCGATCGGGTCGTGGGCCGGCTTCTGCGGCGCCTGGGTGGGGGTGCCCAGCGCCGTGGCCAGAGCCTCGGGGTGCCGGGTCGAGATGAGCCAGTAGGGCGTGGGGTCGGCCGGGTCGGACACGGCCACGGCCACCCCGTGGTCGAGGTAGGGCCGGGTGACGAGGTACGCCCGGGCGTCGGCCCCGGTGCCGAGGCGGGTGCGGTACGCCGTGCGGTCGAGCGCGGTCGCCGGTCCGACGTGGGCGGCCTCCAGGTGGGCCGACCCGGCCCGGAGGCCCTCGGGAGTCACCGAGATCACCAGGGAGCCGTAGCGCCACACGGCGTACAGGGAGACGGCCGCGACCACGACAGCCGCGACGATCGCGATGGTCCAGGTGGTGATCACGAGGAAGAGCCATCCCCACACCACGCCGAATCCGAGCGCGGTGAGCCACCAGGAGATCGGGGCGGTCAGGCGTTCACGGTAGGTCGTCACGGTTCAACCTTGCCTCATGCCGGTCGTGGACGCGACGCAGGTAGGGTCGCACCCATGTTCGAGGTGACCGTCACGCGGCTCGACCCGGGGGTGCCGCTCCCCGCGTACGCCCATCCCGGCGATGCCGGGGCCGACCTGGTCACGACGGTCGACGTCGAGCTCGGCCCGGGGGAGCGCGCGCTGGTCCCGACGGGCATCGCCCTGGCCCTGCCCGAGGGCCTCGCGGCGTTCGTCCATCCCC contains these protein-coding regions:
- a CDS encoding ferrochelatase — encoded protein: MDVRPFDALLLVSFGGPEKPDDVVPFLENVTAGRGIPRERLEEVGQHYFQFGGKSPINALNVELLEALRADFAEHGIDLPIYWGNRNWDPYLRDAAEQMAADGVKRAACFVTSAYSSYSGCRQYRENLYDAVSGLEIGLSRLRHYFNHPGFVGPFTEATRASLEAAPTGTHVVFVTHSIPTSMNEASGGPGQRMYERQHESVAAQVAEGAGAENWSLVYCSRSGSPHVPWLEPDVNDHLEELHANGVESVVVVPIGFISDHMEVIYDLDTEARATAERLGLQYDRVDTPGAHPEFVAMVRDLLVERAAVERGETVERKACGELPASHDVCPADCCLNPRASLPTIGGVGDVTA
- a CDS encoding DUF4193 domain-containing protein, producing the protein MATDYDAPRKTEEEQSEDSIEELKARRHEKNSGKVDEDETEAAESFELPGADLSHEELAVQVVPKQVDEFTCSSCFLVHHRSQLASEKNGVLICRDCAD
- a CDS encoding DUF4235 domain-containing protein, which translates into the protein MAKKRKKASLAQEAAKTPNTKAPGRGTWKVMDKGSSVVAGLLAQRASSLAWRTVTGKRPPTSGRHPEVSTREAVAWAMVGGGIIELVKVGVRRGTATYWVKSTGQLPPGMKPLMRAQGDTAPSTTKEPVLAEPAPTHSSTRKVSRRSRGR
- a CDS encoding MFS transporter, yielding MLTTYRDVLSRPGAALFSFTALWSRLPLSMAGLGIVLLVHERGGSYKDAGIMSAAYVLAAAAFGPLQGRLADRVGQATVLWVVGGLYATGIGAFLYAVDQDWSTPWPHACAVLAGLATPQTGSMVRARWNHVITDRTQLNTAFSIEAIADEVVFIVGPVLVTFLTLQAPDVTGLICAAAAALIGSWALALQRSTQPPATPRDTHVGPALNWAFLGPIVLVSGALGIVFGSAEVIIAAFTDEQGRPGAAGFVLAVWAAGSLLAGVAVGALPQPARPLVRLRRAILVLGALFAPLYFVTSIPAVAIGVFLGGFMISPTLIAMVNLIEREVPHTRLTEALTWSTTGMSVGVAPGAAVAGAVIDGQGASAGFLVPLAAGVAGAVVAWSIRTSTQP
- a CDS encoding inositol monophosphatase family protein, translated to MSQALFDVARRVGLEAADFVRRSRPEGRVDVAATKSSDTDVVTEIDQACERLIRERILAARPDDGFVGEEGDDLAGSSGVDWVVDPIDGTVNFVHGIPAYAVSIAARRDGVVVAGHVVNIASGEEHGAVRGEGAWRHDGDERRPLVATQGVPPARGLVATGFHYVPEIRAKQAAAMGAFLPQVADIRRTGSAALNLCALAEGHYDAYFEQGLHVWDHAAAGLVAVESGLVVTGLGGVPDERMVMAAHPAVAEEYFDLVRSCGF
- a CDS encoding DUF3093 domain-containing protein, with protein sequence MTTYRERLTAPISWWLTALGFGVVWGWLFLVITTWTIAIVAAVVVAAVSLYAVWRYGSLVISVTPEGLRAGSAHLEAAHVGPATALDRTAYRTRLGTGADARAYLVTRPYLDHGVAVAVSDPADPTPYWLISTRHPEALATALGTPTQAPQKPAHDPIGDPPRGEEA